The following are encoded in a window of Hippoglossus stenolepis isolate QCI-W04-F060 chromosome 10, HSTE1.2, whole genome shotgun sequence genomic DNA:
- the sos2 gene encoding son of sevenless homolog 2 isoform X2, whose protein sequence is MQPQQIYDFSSDENSHKWRGLFVQALRKVQKQVHPNLTAKEDALQHIEELILQLLSMLCVAQPRSVQDVEERVQKTFPHPIDKWAIADAQSAIVKRNRRNPLLLPVDKIHPLLKEVLGYKVDYHVSLYIVAVLEYISADILKLAGNYVGNIRNYEINQQDIKVSMCADKVLMDMFDQEEDIGLMSQCTEEPSSSGELTYDDLVRLEIAEERQYLRELDLIIKVFRHHFLSNPKIFTAQDVEVIFSNILDIHELTVKLLGLIEDAVEMTADGSPHPLVGSCFEDLAEEQAFDPYETLSQDILNKDFHEHFNNLMSRPTVGLYFQSVAEGFKEAVQYVLPQLMMVPVYHCMHYFELLQQLQERSQDQDDRECLKQAITALLNLQCSVERIYAKHQPRRKPGEPMYRLYSRQVRSKQLAIKRMNEIQKSIDGWEGKDIGQCCSEFILEGPLLRAGAKHERHNFLFDGLMISCKANQSSRLPGSGSGAEYRLKEKFVLRKIRIVDREDSTELRHAFELIGKDENCAVFCARTAEEKAAWMAGLVTLQYRSTLDRMLDTVLQHEEQAHPLRLPSPEVYRFAVQDSEENIVFEDKVQSKTGIPIIKAGTVGKLIERLTYHMYADPNFVRTFLTTYRSFCKPQELLNLLIDRIEIPEPEPTEEDRQALWNGDQPMAAELQRFRKEYVQPVQLRVLNVFRQWVEHHFYDFENDPELRSRLEEYITSRIQLRGKSMRKWVESINKIIKRKLQTQSNGVSHNITFESLPPNFEWHICRAGQVDTFDLMTLHPIEIARQLTLLESELYRAVRPSELVGSVWTKEDKEKNSPNLLRMIRHTTNLTLWFEKCIVETMNLEERVAVLSRVTEILQVFQELNNFNGVLEVVSAINSVPVYRLEHTFEAIPERKKKILEEAVELSQDHFKKYLAKLKSINPPCVPFFGIYLTNILKTEEGNPDFLKRHGKALINFSKRRKVAEITGEIQQYQNQPYCLKVEHDIRRFFENLNPMGNRSEKEFVDYLFKMSMDIEPRNCRQAPRFPRKTMYNLKSPGIRPVRTSTSGTLKGHPVPLEREPPHKITFRSIAETEPEMPVSASVPTSPNTPTPPQSACSDLSSVFMDHDFSSSYGGSNSIFVPVPPTPLKHHSISCNSLHQLGEDLLRPPPLPPRRKDAMSESKLSSRSDSPPAIPPRLPPPLPRNQPRLPAYNGPALDGPLPSPPPPPPRDPLPDTPPPVPQRPPEIFINYPPLQPSPVGRYHWDFNSSPSSPNTPPSTPSPRIPRRSCPLSASQNSLCPLPVPITAPPVPPRHNSSPQLPKLPPKTYKRELLQPPLQGLSLVENTDSSQ, encoded by the exons GTACAGAAGCAGGTCCACCCAAACCTCACGGCGAAGGAGGACGCCCTGCAGCACATCGAGGAGctgatcctgcagctgctcagcatGCTGTGTGTGGCCCAGCCTCGCTCTGTGCAGGATGTAGAG GAACGTGTCCAGAAAACCTTTCCCCACCCTATTGATAAGTGGGCGATTGCCGACGCCCAGTCAGCCATCGTGAAACGCAATAGGAGAAACCCCTTACTTCTCCCTGTGGACAAGATACACCCACTGCTCAAG GAGGTTCTGGGCTACAAAGTTGACTACCACGTGTCCCTCTACATCGTGGCAGTGCTTGAATACATATCAGCAGACATCCTGAAACTGGCAGGAAACTATGTCGGCAACATTCGGAACTATGAGATCAACCAACAGGACATCAAGGTGTCCATGTGCGCAGACAAG gtgCTGATGGACATGTTTGACCAGGAGGAGGACATCGGCCTGATGTCTCAGTGCACGGAGGAGCCGTCCTCCTCCGGGGAGCTCACGTACGACGACCTGGTGAGGCTTGAAATCGCAGAGGAGCGGCAGTATCTACGAGAACTCGACCTCATCATCAAAGTGTTCCgccatcacttcctgtccaaCCCCAAAATTTTCACGGCTCAG GATGTGGAGGTGATCTTCAGTAACATCCTAGACATCCACGAGCTGACGGTGAAGCTGCTTGGGCTGATTGAAGACGCCGTGGAGATGACCGCTGACGGCAGCCCTCATCCGCTGGTGGGCAGCTGCTTTGAAGATCTAGCAGAG gagcaGGCGTTCGACCCCTACGAGACCCTGTCTCAGGATATCCTCAACAAGGACTTCCACGAACATTTCAACAACCTGATGTCACGACCAACCGTTGGCCTCTACTTCCAG TCAGTTGCAGAAGGATTCAAAGAAGCAGTCCAGTACGTCCTCCCCCAGCTGATGATGGTCCCAGTATACCACTGTATGCACTACTTCGAACTATTACAG caaCTTCAGGAGCGCAGCCAGGACCAAGATGACCGAGAATGTCTGAAGCAGGCGATCACAGCGCTGCTCAACCTTCAGTGTAGCGTCGAGCGCATCTATGCCAAGCACCAGCCTCGCCGTAAACCTGG tgAGCCCATGTACCGCCTGTACAGCAGGCAGGTTCGTAGCAAACAACTCGCCATCAAACGCATGAACGAGATTCAGAAGAGCATCGACGGCTGGGAGGGTAAAGACATCGGCCAGTGCTGCAGCGAGTTCATCCTGGAGGGGCCGCTTCTACGAGCGGGCGCCAAGCACGAGAGGCACAACTTCCTGTTCGATGGCCTCATGATCAGTTGCAAGGCCAATCAGAGCTCGCGGCTCCCGGGGTCAGGCAGCGGAGCGGAGTACCGTCTGAAGGAGAAGTTTGTGCTGAGGAAGATCCGCATAGTGGATCGCGAGGACTCGACAGAGCTGCGACACGCGTTTGAACTGATAGGCAAAGATGAGAACTGTGCGGTTTTCTGTGCACggacagcagaggagaaggcGGCGTGGATGGCGGGGCTGGTGACTCTGCAGTACCGCTCCACTTTGGACCGCATGTTGGACACGGTGCTGCAGCACGAGGAACAGGCACATCCTCTAAGACTGCCCTCCCCGGAGGTTTACCGCTTTGCTGTGCAGGACTCTGAGGAGAATATAGTGTTTGAGGACAAAGTGCAGAGCAAAACAGGCATTCCCATCATTAAGGCCGGCACAGTGGGGAAGCTCATAGAGAGGCTCACCTACCACATGTATGCTG ATCCTAACTTTGTTCGCACGTTTCTTACCACGTACCGATCATTCTGCAAACCACAGGAGCTTCTGAACCTGCTGATAGACCG GATTGAGATCCCTGAGCCAGAACCCACTGAGGAGGACCGACAGGCTCTCTGGAACGGTGATCAGCCGATGGCGGCCGAGCTCCAGAGGTTCCGTAAGGAGTACGTGCAGCCGGTCCAGCTCAG GGTTCTCAACGTTTTCCGTCAGTGGGTCGAACATCATTTCTACGACTTTGAGAACGACCCGGAGCTGAGGAGTCGACTAGAGGAATACATCACCAGCAGAATTCAACTGAGAG GCAAGTCGATGAGAAAGTGGGTGGAGTCCATAAACAAGATCATCAAGAGGAAGCTGCAGACGCAGTCGAACGGCGTCAGTCACAACATCACCTTCGAGAGCCTGCCTCCTAACTTCGAGTGGCACATCTGCAGAGCGGGACAAGTGGACACATTCGACCTCATGACCCTTCACCCCATAGAGATCGCCCGCCAGCTGACTCTGCTCGAGTCCGAGCTCTACAG AGCTGTCCGGCCGTCCGAGCTGGTCGGCAGCGTCTGGACCAAAGAGGACAAAGAGAAGAACTCGCCAAACTTGCTCCGCATGATCCGTCACACCACCAACCTCACACTGTGGTTCGAGAA GTGTATCGTGGAGACGATGAACCTGGAGGAGAGGGTGGCGGTGTTGTCGCGGGTGACGGAGATCCTGCAGGTTTTCCAGGAGCTCAACAACTTCAACGGTGTGCTGGAGGTCGTCAGTGCCATCAACTCCGTCCCCGTCTACCGGCTCGAACACACCTTCGAG gCAATaccagagaggaaaaagaaaattctggaAGAAGCTGTGGAACTGAGCCAAGACCATTTTAAGAAATACTTGGCTAAACTCAAGTCAATAAACCCACCCTGTGTGCCTTTCTTTG GTATCTATCTGACCAACATCCTGAAGACGGAGGAGGGCAACCCCGACTTCCTCAAACGCCACGGCAAGGCTTTGATCAACTTCAGCAAGAGGAGGAAAGTGGCTGAAATCACGGGAGAGATCCAGCAGTATCAGAACCAGCCGTACTGTCTGAAGGTGGAGCACGACATCAGG AGGTTCTTTGAGAACCTGAACCCGATGGGCAACAGGAGTGAGAAGGAGTTTGTGGACTACCTGTTCAAAATGTCGATGGATATTGAGCCACGGAACTGCAGGCAGGCTCCTCGATTT CCCAGGAAGACCATGTACAATCTGAAGTCCCCGGGCATCCGGCCGGTGCGAACGTCTACCTCTGGCACCCTGAAGGGCCACCCCGTCCCCCTGGAGAGGGAGCCCCCGCATAAGATCACCTTCCGGAGCATCGCAGAGACCGAGCCCGAGATGCCGGTGTCGGCCTCGGTGCCCACCTCTCCGAACACGCCAACCCCCCCGCAGTCAGCCTGCTCTGACCTCAGCTCAGTCTTCATGGATCACGACTTCAGCAGCTCGTACGGCG GTAGTAACTCCATATTTGTTCCAGTTCCTCCGACGCCTTTGA AGCACCATTCTATTTCCTGCAACAGCCTCCACCAGCTCGGAGAGGACCTGCTCAGGCCGCCACCTCTACCGCCACGAAGGAAAGATGCCATGTCTGAATCCAAA CTGAGCTCCAGGTCCGACAGCCCTCCAGCGATTCCTCCGCGGctgccccctcctcttcccAGGAACCAGCCTCGCCTGCCGGCCTACAATGGCCCTGCCCTCGACGGCCCCCTCCCGAGCCCGCCGCCTCCACCGCCCCGCGACCCTCTGCCCGACACGCCTCCTCCGGTGCCCCAGCGGCCCCCAGAGATCTTCATAAACTACCCCCCCCTGCAGCCTTCCCCCGTGGGCCGATACCACTGGGACTTCAACAGCTCCCCCAGCTCTCCGAACACCCCGCCCAGCACGCCGTCGCCTCGCATTCCCAGGCGGAGCTGTCCACTGAGCGCCAGCCAGAACAGCCTCTGCCCGCTACCTGTCCCCATCACCGCTCCTCCGGTCCCACCTCGCCACAACTCCAGCCCGCAACTCCCCAAACTCCCACCAAAGACATACAAAagggagctgctgcagccgccgCTACAAGGCCTCTCATTGGTGGAGAACACCGACAGCAGCCAGTGA
- the sos2 gene encoding son of sevenless homolog 2 isoform X1 — MQPQQIYDFSSDENSHKWRGLFVQALRKVQKQVHPNLTAKEDALQHIEELILQLLSMLCVAQPRSVQDVEERVQKTFPHPIDKWAIADAQSAIVKRNRRNPLLLPVDKIHPLLKEVLGYKVDYHVSLYIVAVLEYISADILKLAGNYVGNIRNYEINQQDIKVSMCADKVLMDMFDQEEDIGLMSQCTEEPSSSGELTYDDLVRLEIAEERQYLRELDLIIKVFRHHFLSNPKIFTAQDVEVIFSNILDIHELTVKLLGLIEDAVEMTADGSPHPLVGSCFEDLAEEQAFDPYETLSQDILNKDFHEHFNNLMSRPTVGLYFQSVAEGFKEAVQYVLPQLMMVPVYHCMHYFELLQQLQERSQDQDDRECLKQAITALLNLQCSVERIYAKHQPRRKPGEPMYRLYSRQVRSKQLAIKRMNEIQKSIDGWEGKDIGQCCSEFILEGPLLRAGAKHERHNFLFDGLMISCKANQSSRLPGSGSGAEYRLKEKFVLRKIRIVDREDSTELRHAFELIGKDENCAVFCARTAEEKAAWMAGLVTLQYRSTLDRMLDTVLQHEEQAHPLRLPSPEVYRFAVQDSEENIVFEDKVQSKTGIPIIKAGTVGKLIERLTYHMYADPNFVRTFLTTYRSFCKPQELLNLLIDRIEIPEPEPTEEDRQALWNGDQPMAAELQRFRKEYVQPVQLRVLNVFRQWVEHHFYDFENDPELRSRLEEYITSRIQLRGKSMRKWVESINKIIKRKLQTQSNGVSHNITFESLPPNFEWHICRAGQVDTFDLMTLHPIEIARQLTLLESELYRAVRPSELVGSVWTKEDKEKNSPNLLRMIRHTTNLTLWFEKCIVETMNLEERVAVLSRVTEILQVFQELNNFNGVLEVVSAINSVPVYRLEHTFEAIPERKKKILEEAVELSQDHFKKYLAKLKSINPPCVPFFGIYLTNILKTEEGNPDFLKRHGKALINFSKRRKVAEITGEIQQYQNQPYCLKVEHDIRRFFENLNPMGNRSEKEFVDYLFKMSMDIEPRNCRQAPRFPRKTMYNLKSPGIRPVRTSTSGTLKGHPVPLEREPPHKITFRSIAETEPEMPVSASVPTSPNTPTPPQSACSDLSSVFMDHDFSSSYGGEFSSYGGSNSIFVPVPPTPLKHHSISCNSLHQLGEDLLRPPPLPPRRKDAMSESKLSSRSDSPPAIPPRLPPPLPRNQPRLPAYNGPALDGPLPSPPPPPPRDPLPDTPPPVPQRPPEIFINYPPLQPSPVGRYHWDFNSSPSSPNTPPSTPSPRIPRRSCPLSASQNSLCPLPVPITAPPVPPRHNSSPQLPKLPPKTYKRELLQPPLQGLSLVENTDSSQ; from the exons GTACAGAAGCAGGTCCACCCAAACCTCACGGCGAAGGAGGACGCCCTGCAGCACATCGAGGAGctgatcctgcagctgctcagcatGCTGTGTGTGGCCCAGCCTCGCTCTGTGCAGGATGTAGAG GAACGTGTCCAGAAAACCTTTCCCCACCCTATTGATAAGTGGGCGATTGCCGACGCCCAGTCAGCCATCGTGAAACGCAATAGGAGAAACCCCTTACTTCTCCCTGTGGACAAGATACACCCACTGCTCAAG GAGGTTCTGGGCTACAAAGTTGACTACCACGTGTCCCTCTACATCGTGGCAGTGCTTGAATACATATCAGCAGACATCCTGAAACTGGCAGGAAACTATGTCGGCAACATTCGGAACTATGAGATCAACCAACAGGACATCAAGGTGTCCATGTGCGCAGACAAG gtgCTGATGGACATGTTTGACCAGGAGGAGGACATCGGCCTGATGTCTCAGTGCACGGAGGAGCCGTCCTCCTCCGGGGAGCTCACGTACGACGACCTGGTGAGGCTTGAAATCGCAGAGGAGCGGCAGTATCTACGAGAACTCGACCTCATCATCAAAGTGTTCCgccatcacttcctgtccaaCCCCAAAATTTTCACGGCTCAG GATGTGGAGGTGATCTTCAGTAACATCCTAGACATCCACGAGCTGACGGTGAAGCTGCTTGGGCTGATTGAAGACGCCGTGGAGATGACCGCTGACGGCAGCCCTCATCCGCTGGTGGGCAGCTGCTTTGAAGATCTAGCAGAG gagcaGGCGTTCGACCCCTACGAGACCCTGTCTCAGGATATCCTCAACAAGGACTTCCACGAACATTTCAACAACCTGATGTCACGACCAACCGTTGGCCTCTACTTCCAG TCAGTTGCAGAAGGATTCAAAGAAGCAGTCCAGTACGTCCTCCCCCAGCTGATGATGGTCCCAGTATACCACTGTATGCACTACTTCGAACTATTACAG caaCTTCAGGAGCGCAGCCAGGACCAAGATGACCGAGAATGTCTGAAGCAGGCGATCACAGCGCTGCTCAACCTTCAGTGTAGCGTCGAGCGCATCTATGCCAAGCACCAGCCTCGCCGTAAACCTGG tgAGCCCATGTACCGCCTGTACAGCAGGCAGGTTCGTAGCAAACAACTCGCCATCAAACGCATGAACGAGATTCAGAAGAGCATCGACGGCTGGGAGGGTAAAGACATCGGCCAGTGCTGCAGCGAGTTCATCCTGGAGGGGCCGCTTCTACGAGCGGGCGCCAAGCACGAGAGGCACAACTTCCTGTTCGATGGCCTCATGATCAGTTGCAAGGCCAATCAGAGCTCGCGGCTCCCGGGGTCAGGCAGCGGAGCGGAGTACCGTCTGAAGGAGAAGTTTGTGCTGAGGAAGATCCGCATAGTGGATCGCGAGGACTCGACAGAGCTGCGACACGCGTTTGAACTGATAGGCAAAGATGAGAACTGTGCGGTTTTCTGTGCACggacagcagaggagaaggcGGCGTGGATGGCGGGGCTGGTGACTCTGCAGTACCGCTCCACTTTGGACCGCATGTTGGACACGGTGCTGCAGCACGAGGAACAGGCACATCCTCTAAGACTGCCCTCCCCGGAGGTTTACCGCTTTGCTGTGCAGGACTCTGAGGAGAATATAGTGTTTGAGGACAAAGTGCAGAGCAAAACAGGCATTCCCATCATTAAGGCCGGCACAGTGGGGAAGCTCATAGAGAGGCTCACCTACCACATGTATGCTG ATCCTAACTTTGTTCGCACGTTTCTTACCACGTACCGATCATTCTGCAAACCACAGGAGCTTCTGAACCTGCTGATAGACCG GATTGAGATCCCTGAGCCAGAACCCACTGAGGAGGACCGACAGGCTCTCTGGAACGGTGATCAGCCGATGGCGGCCGAGCTCCAGAGGTTCCGTAAGGAGTACGTGCAGCCGGTCCAGCTCAG GGTTCTCAACGTTTTCCGTCAGTGGGTCGAACATCATTTCTACGACTTTGAGAACGACCCGGAGCTGAGGAGTCGACTAGAGGAATACATCACCAGCAGAATTCAACTGAGAG GCAAGTCGATGAGAAAGTGGGTGGAGTCCATAAACAAGATCATCAAGAGGAAGCTGCAGACGCAGTCGAACGGCGTCAGTCACAACATCACCTTCGAGAGCCTGCCTCCTAACTTCGAGTGGCACATCTGCAGAGCGGGACAAGTGGACACATTCGACCTCATGACCCTTCACCCCATAGAGATCGCCCGCCAGCTGACTCTGCTCGAGTCCGAGCTCTACAG AGCTGTCCGGCCGTCCGAGCTGGTCGGCAGCGTCTGGACCAAAGAGGACAAAGAGAAGAACTCGCCAAACTTGCTCCGCATGATCCGTCACACCACCAACCTCACACTGTGGTTCGAGAA GTGTATCGTGGAGACGATGAACCTGGAGGAGAGGGTGGCGGTGTTGTCGCGGGTGACGGAGATCCTGCAGGTTTTCCAGGAGCTCAACAACTTCAACGGTGTGCTGGAGGTCGTCAGTGCCATCAACTCCGTCCCCGTCTACCGGCTCGAACACACCTTCGAG gCAATaccagagaggaaaaagaaaattctggaAGAAGCTGTGGAACTGAGCCAAGACCATTTTAAGAAATACTTGGCTAAACTCAAGTCAATAAACCCACCCTGTGTGCCTTTCTTTG GTATCTATCTGACCAACATCCTGAAGACGGAGGAGGGCAACCCCGACTTCCTCAAACGCCACGGCAAGGCTTTGATCAACTTCAGCAAGAGGAGGAAAGTGGCTGAAATCACGGGAGAGATCCAGCAGTATCAGAACCAGCCGTACTGTCTGAAGGTGGAGCACGACATCAGG AGGTTCTTTGAGAACCTGAACCCGATGGGCAACAGGAGTGAGAAGGAGTTTGTGGACTACCTGTTCAAAATGTCGATGGATATTGAGCCACGGAACTGCAGGCAGGCTCCTCGATTT CCCAGGAAGACCATGTACAATCTGAAGTCCCCGGGCATCCGGCCGGTGCGAACGTCTACCTCTGGCACCCTGAAGGGCCACCCCGTCCCCCTGGAGAGGGAGCCCCCGCATAAGATCACCTTCCGGAGCATCGCAGAGACCGAGCCCGAGATGCCGGTGTCGGCCTCGGTGCCCACCTCTCCGAACACGCCAACCCCCCCGCAGTCAGCCTGCTCTGACCTCAGCTCAGTCTTCATGGATCACGACTTCAGCAGCTCGTACGGCGGTGAGTTCAGCTCCTACGGCG GTAGTAACTCCATATTTGTTCCAGTTCCTCCGACGCCTTTGA AGCACCATTCTATTTCCTGCAACAGCCTCCACCAGCTCGGAGAGGACCTGCTCAGGCCGCCACCTCTACCGCCACGAAGGAAAGATGCCATGTCTGAATCCAAA CTGAGCTCCAGGTCCGACAGCCCTCCAGCGATTCCTCCGCGGctgccccctcctcttcccAGGAACCAGCCTCGCCTGCCGGCCTACAATGGCCCTGCCCTCGACGGCCCCCTCCCGAGCCCGCCGCCTCCACCGCCCCGCGACCCTCTGCCCGACACGCCTCCTCCGGTGCCCCAGCGGCCCCCAGAGATCTTCATAAACTACCCCCCCCTGCAGCCTTCCCCCGTGGGCCGATACCACTGGGACTTCAACAGCTCCCCCAGCTCTCCGAACACCCCGCCCAGCACGCCGTCGCCTCGCATTCCCAGGCGGAGCTGTCCACTGAGCGCCAGCCAGAACAGCCTCTGCCCGCTACCTGTCCCCATCACCGCTCCTCCGGTCCCACCTCGCCACAACTCCAGCCCGCAACTCCCCAAACTCCCACCAAAGACATACAAAagggagctgctgcagccgccgCTACAAGGCCTCTCATTGGTGGAGAACACCGACAGCAGCCAGTGA